The Lolium perenne isolate Kyuss_39 chromosome 6, Kyuss_2.0, whole genome shotgun sequence genome segment tcacatgcacctgcttcggcacggtttcatgccaagctataattgttggaccaagcatggagaaagaggggttataatggaagaagatgaagaaggggatgatttcaatgatgaaagctatctttctcatttcggtgatactttcatggaggatgctgaaggtgaaggggaaggtgaaggggaaggtgaagaagaggcacgtgatgatcccgttgatgatcttggtcggaccattgctgatgcacggagacgctgcgaaactgaaaaagagagggagaatttggatcgcatgttagaggatcacaggaaggcgctgtaccccggatgcgatgatggtctgaaaaagctgggctgcacactggatttgctgagatggaaggcacaggcaggtgtagctgcaaGACATTGCAGTGAAGCCCCATTATTGTTCAACAGCGTGCACTCATACGAATCAATCAACAATGTAAGTTTAAGGACGACTCAACGAATGATACCTAGGATGTTCTCGTTTCGAAATGCGGTGGCTATGCCAAGTCTGAAGGTTTGCTTGAATCACTTTTAAGATGGATGATGATACAAGGAGGGGGTCTAGCTTGTCCCCAGTTTGGCACGGTCCTCTATCTGGGTTTATGGTTTTGTGGTTTAGGGTTATGGGCTTTTCGGTTCTAGTCTGAATTTGTGTGATAGTTATTCGGGCTAACAATGTGATCCGCCCTTCGACCGATGATGGGCCACGATCATCATACAGGGTGCCATACATTATGTGAAAGGCCGTCAAATTTCTCGAGCCATGCATCAGTTGAACGACCAAGAACCAATGTGGACACGCAGTGGATTAACCATTATTTTGAAGATTGTTCATGAACAAGCTAAGTGTCCCCCTATAAGGGATGGCTCAAATATCGTGGTGATGTCATATCATTCTTCGGTGCACTTTCATGTCCACACCGTATCGACATTTCTCGTAGCATGTATCGGTCCAACAATCATATTGACATTCTTCAGATGAATTGATTCCATCGATTTTTTGAAGGTTCATCTTCAAAAAAGTATGGACCAACCCTCCCAccccccctaaaccctaaaccataaaccattGCGGCTGCATAATAATGCCTTGCGGGCTCAGGCTTGTCCGCAGATTGGCATTGTCCTCGATTTATGGTTTAGGGGTTTCAGCCTTTTGGGTTCTCGATTTAGGGTTATGGTTGGTTtttggttttagggtttttggttATGGTCTCAACTTGTGTGGCACTAATTCGGCCAAACAATGTGGATCAATTGTTCAACCCTGGACTGCGCTCGATCAACTTCAGTATGTTGGCATCAAGGTTCACAAAACCGTGATATCAACGGCCATGTCGCCAATGCGTTCACGCATTGGTTTCTCCACTAATTTCAAGCTTGATCTTGAAGAAGTTTAGGCTCCCTTTATAAGGGCAGCCTCTATTACCGCTTAATTCCAAACTTCTTCAGTGACAAAATGAGTAGATGTAGCTGAAGTACAAAGCACACAGATTTTATTGCCGGCATGTTACGGACATAACATGTCTATGGTGGTTCTACAGACATTAAAGGGTACCTTACATAACAACTGCTTGAAGTCGTAAAAGTTCAGATAAACAGATACATAACAGGTAGAAGTAGCGATAAAGCTGGAGTTGCTGCACTAGCTTGCTTGATTGTCGTAGGACTTGCGCTTGCTTCCCCTGGTTGATGCATGTGCTTCATGTTCATCTTTGTGAAAGGTATTCTCTAAGGCTAACTGGCGTGCATTAAGTAAGTCTTGAATGCCCGGTGGCTTGCCACAGGCGTTTCGGTGAAGGTGCAGCAATTGGTACACGTAGTCGCACTTACCGCGGCATGCTTTGTTCTGCAAGATGTGGCAATCAAGTTAGCTGAGTAGAAACAAATTAGGGATAATGCTTGTACTGTGCATGAGGATAGTGCTGATGCTTACACTGCTGTTGTAGCTCCCCTCGTACTTCATTGGATTGCAAATTTTCCCACCCTCGAACCATCTAGCAAGGTTCATAGCTTGAGTCAAACTGCTATTACTGCAACAAGCAAACAGAATTGGCAAAAAAGGTAAGCAAGTCAATTTGAAAGTGTGCAACTAGGAGATCATAAATTAAGACAACTTTTACGGTACCCAGTACTCCAAAACGATGTGGTGGAGTTCCAGGCGTATCCGACCGTCCGTGATGTAGGACTAGCTTatattgttttattttgaaaggGCCAAAAGAGAAATTAGCATGATTTTCACTTTAACCCTCTTCCTGATGAACGATAGAGGCAGAGCATATGGTCGACTCCCACTGCGGCGCTCCGCCGCCGCTTCGCCTCGCGCCGCCGTCTCGGTCGAATCCGCGGCCCTCGGCCCCACTGAGCTGCCGCATCTGGGCGTTGTTGGGTGCCTCGCGCCGCCACATCTAGGCGTTGTTGGGTgcctcgcgccgccgcctccgatgCTGGAAATCGCATCTTCCTGAACGACCGGTGCCGACCCTAAATCGCTGCGCCGTCGCCCCGTTCTGCCCTGGTTAGTTCTTGATCAGTCTTTGTGAAGTAAAAGTACAGTCGTCAGTACATTCTTTGCCCAGATTTTAATTGTTGAACAAATACCATGCTTGTTCGAAGTGGTGAGAAATTTGAGAAAATACGAACACATAGGATTGTCTCTGATATATCATATCTAGTTTTGAACCAAACTGATGTTAGAAATTATATTACATTTTTCATTCGATTCATAGCCAatcagttgatgtttcctgatgtTTTCATTTATGAGTTGTGCTCAAGGTGATTTTGTAGTTTCGTTTAGAAGGAGGCTGGATCATGATCTTAATCAACAATGGCAGTATATTCAGGGGAAAGCTAGAAACATCACTATTTCGGTACAGGAAGACACTATCTTCTGGGCTCTGAATAAGAAAGGGGTGTTTACTATAAAGTCCATGTACCAGCACTTGGAGAGAAATTTGTCTGGCCCAAACAACAAATGGATTTGGAAATCCAAGATTCCTCTTAATCTTAGCAGGGGTTTTGACAAGTTAGGGTTTGCTTCCCAAACATGTGCAATTTCTTCGCTAGGTAAGTATTAGGTTTGTCTGGTGTTCTGTCTTAATATTTGTTGGATGCATGAAAGGAATCCCCGAAAATACCCTGAAATTGGGTGTAGGCGCCCATGGCTAATCCAGGAGCCTTGACTGTATCCAGGTCCCATGAGACAATCAGTAGCAAGTTTCGCTTACCAAAAACTGTTAATATAAGAATAACGTCATGGCTTAACATACAAACATGAACTGTACGCTTGACCAAACTTCACTATGTTGCATCTCAAAATTATTGGTGATCGTTTGTGCAAGTAGCGAAACTGAATGTACCTCTAGACTGAAAGACAAGATTACACCATAGATAATGATTACTCTACACGGTGGAAATCAGTACTCTAGCTACATACTATAATATTAGCATTAACCAAAAAAGTGTACAGTATTTCCTATATTTGCATTTCTCGTCTTCGAGTCTCTTATCATATGCTATGTACTTCTCCTTGTGATCATACAGCTGTGGACATACATGATCAGGTTTGTTCTCCCAAttgtaattttttttttcttctcgTTCACAAGGTACACTGATGAATCCAATGCATCATGCAGACTACTGTTTGAAGCCGTAGTGCAGTAGTTAACCATCTGTTCAACATACTTGTTGGGAAGATCCTCCCGGAATGATAAACCACAGCCCTGCACACATTAGtcacatcacaccagagaaaagtTAGTGCAATGCAATTCGAGATGATATTGCAAAATATTGTATTAGATTGGCCGTGATCATGAAGCCAGAGCAGTTCTTAGTATGTCTTGACTGTAGATTAATAATTTCTCTGTTATATTCTTTGCTTCTACATGCAGGAATACTTCATAAGAAGAATCTAACATGGTACCTAACTAAATTTCAAACGTACGCAAATACCAATTATTTTGTCCTAAATCTTACATCTATGGCAATGCAGATTTTCTTACCCTTGAACCGTGGACTACACTGGTACGCAGCAGTAATCATTCCAGAGGAAAGAGATATCCAGATTCTCAACTCAATTCCATCTATGGAACCAGGCGATGAACTCCAACACACGGTCAGATTACACTCTATCATCCGGATAATAATTGTTTTTTGTTATATTAATAATTGACTCGAACAAACACTTTCAGCTAGAAGGTATAGCTGCGTATTTAAGGATGGCAGAAGAAACTCTCAAAGAAGTTTCTAAATCACACAAGTGGCCAGACTACGATGTGCACCTTTGGAATAGAACTACTATTAAGAATCTGCCAAAGCAGAAAGATCAGTACGTATATTCATCACCACATTGTGATTTAGTTTAATAACCTGAACATATGCAGTCCTGATGAACTTTTCCTAATTCTTGCAGAAGCTCCTGTGGTCTGTTTGTGCTCTTGTTCATACAGTACTGGACAGGAAAAAaactttcaaaaaaaaattacacAGGTTTGCAATAATTAGTATATGCACTTACAACTTTTGTCCATGATTTCATTTTAACTTGCACCATTCATTCGTATGCAGAAAGATGTAGACATTTATAGGAAGCAACTACCATGCGACATGCACTACAGCGGGAAGAACAAGATCGACGTAAGAAAGATGTCAAAAAAACCAGATGCAGTGCCTGCTCGACGATCGTCTCGCAGAAAAAGAAAGAGGACAGAAGATGTTCCTGGGACTTTGAGTGGTGAAGGCTAGCAAACCAGTGTACTACAAACATTTGTCCTGATAGGCCATACAAATTAGTTCGTGATTAAATTTTATGCAATAAGCTTAGCTATGTAACACTCCAGTTGAATTGTTTTACAACATTAAGTTGAAGACGTGGTTTAAGAGTGACTTTATTTGCATCTCTTTTACGTACCTATGCACTATGTTCAGATTGCCCATTTATCATGGTCAAGGGATTGTATAGCTAACATAACATATGCTACACATTTTTTGAATTCAATTCGAAAAAGGTTAAGACCATTTAAGAAATGGCGCAATTCCTCTTTACTATACATGATGCAAGTACAAGCAGTAAGAGGTAACTGCTTTATTGGTCGTTTCCCGTTGATGTGAGGGTAGTTCATAACTTCAAAACTCAAGTTTGTGCCCCTGATAAAATATTTGGAACCGCATATTAAGCAATTATGTTGGTTGTTTGTATCATTGTCACCTAAAATATAGATTAAAGTATTCGCTATTACACTAATCATGAAACACATGTCAGGTTGGCTCTTTCAGATTGAAGTATTTGCAGATGAACAGTGACATGCCCTATAAAACCATATTAATACCAACATCCAACAGTACATTCTCTGTGTTTTCTTAATTACGCCAAATCCAATAGTCGTGAACTCAACTATGAATCCACAAACAAAATCCAACTTCCAAGCTTACTTTATCGGAAACAAATTGTATCTCATGTAAGGGCATTGGGATAAGAACAATTCTAAATCCCTAACAAGAACATCAATTCTAAAACTGAAACTGTCACCCACCAAAGCAAAACAGAGACTGGATTGGGATTTGGATGGGACATCAATTCATATATAAGCAATTGATAGGTAGCAATACATTGTATGGAAAAATAAGAGGGATTTGGATTGGGAAGCACGTCCGGCGCCAGGTCCAGGGAGCTGGCGCCACGTCCGTTCGTACCTTTGCTCCACGTCGCCGCCCACGTACCCGAGGGTTGGACGCCACGGCCGCGCCGTGCGTCGCTTCGTCGGAGGCCTGGATGCCATGCCCGGGCGGCGCGTCGCCTCCTCCACAGCGCATCCGTCTGGGGATCCACGCGGCGGCGCGGGGCGGCTAACAAGGCCAGAAGCAGCGCCGCTCAATGGGGGTCGGGGCCGCGAAAACGTCGGAGTCGACGGCGCGAGGCGAGCGGCGGCGCAGTGGGTGGCGGGGATGCGGAATCGACGAACCGGCGACGCAGTGGTGGGCACGATGCCGAAATCGAGCGCGGCGCCGACGTACTGGGGCAGGTGCGGAATCGGCGACGCCAGCCCCATGCCACGACCGCGCGGTGCCTCACCATCCGCCCATCGGCGGCTGCTCCGTTCGCCCCGACGCCGCCAGTAAAATCGCCTAGGGTTCGTCCCACGGGCCAGGACAGGTTGAGACCAAACGAATACAAAAGATGCAAAAACGCCCTCACACAAACAAAGATACATGTCAATACCCCTACCATGACGAACCTACTAGTATTAAAATTATGTTTTGACCCTCCGGACGAGGTACTCCTCCAGTTTTCCCTCAAAAATTGACTAGTACTGTAAGCCCTGGTGGTGGAGTACGGGCAGGCGTCAGCCGCCCGATAGGCAGAATTGGATGGCGTCAGTTTACTTGGGGGTACTGTAAAAGTTCTCTAAATTAATTTCTGTACCATTTGGTTACTGAATTGGAAGGTAGCAGCATGATTTTGCGCCACCTCCCAATGCCAACTGTTGTATCTCCTGTTGCCCTCTGCATGCAGGCCGATGCGGCATAAATGATCAAGCTTGAAACAGTTTTGTGGCCGGTCATACGCTGTTCGTAACCTGATGCTGGCATGCTCGGATCCATGACATACAGCTCTAATTTCTTGAAGTCCAAACCATATGTCGACCATCCAGCCAGAATTGACAGTTGTGAAGGAAGCACCAAGTGGGAAAGATCCACTGGAATTATAACAAGTGGGAAATGTGAAAGGCTATAATATGGGTGTAGTATATATTCGAAAATCCTTTGAAGCTCGTCCGTAGCGCCCGTTTCGCGAAGAACCTTTTTCTGTAAGTGATGGAAAGACAAATCTTTTAGCTACAATCAGGGGCGGAGCTACAGTGTCGGGCCGGTGTCAATTGACACCGACGACCTCGGCCCAAACCCTTATACATTTAGCCCAGTTCGGAAAAATGAACCCAGCGAAAAAATTTTTTTTGACCCCAGCCCGTGAGCACCCAGTGCAAAGTAGTACTTTGGCAGGCCCAAAACGTGAGGAGCTAGCAGCTAGCCGCCTAGCCCACCACTTCGCCGATCGCTAGCAGCAAGCAGCCGATCGCTCATCTTTCTCAGGAAACTACTCGACCCTCTGCTCCTCTGAACCGTCGCCCGTGGCCGCACGCCCGCACTTGTCCCAGCCGCCGCTCCTCTTCTCATCCGTCGAAAAAACTGAAGAATCTCCTGCAATTTTCGAACTGTAAGTGCGAGATGATCTCGGTCAGGCCTTTAAGATTTGATTCCCTCACTTCCCAATTCTCATATTATCTTAGGGTTTGTTAGATCAGATGTGTTGAATACTTGAATTTTTAAAATTACTTGAAGGTTCGGCTGGGTAATCTAGTCACAACATTCACGTGGTTTGTAATTGTATGTGCACAATCAAGATCAGCGAGAGTACTCACATCAGTGCCCATCAGTCACAATGTCAGGTAACCTGCTATTGCTAATAAATAAGATACAGAGTATGTAGTATGTACTGATCATTAAAACTTTTCCAGTTTTCCTATGTATTAATGTCTTGCTAATTTAACAGGTAGTCGAAAATTAATGGAGCGGTTTGTAAATCTGAAAAGAAAATCACCACCACCGAGTACCAATCATGCTGACCATGATGAAGGCCCGTCAAATATTACACGAGCTACTCGTCCTTGTCCTCTGCCAGTGCCTCCAACTTTAAAAGAGTTAGATGTAAATGAGATTCCATATGATCCTGCAGATAGGAAGAGAATTACGCAATATATTGGACCAAAGCTACAAGATGAGATAAGGCGGAAATATTTGATTAGAGGTCCATATAGGCCACAACCAGGATTCAAGTATCCACAAAAGATCATAGCAGGTTACTCACGCCGGTTTAGTACTAAATGGTATAATAAATATGACTGGCTAGAGTATAGTGAGAAGAAGGATGCTGCGTTTTGCTTATACTGCTACTTGTTCAGAGATTCTATTGAAGGTCAAGGGGGGAATGATGCATTTGTAGTTGATGGTTTTGATTGTTGGAACAAGTCCGGCAGACTAAAGGACCATGTGGGTAAATCTCCTAATAGCTTTCATAACACATCAGTCAAAAGATGCAATGATTTGTTGAAACATGACCAATCAGTTGTTGTTGCTCTCGACAAACAAAGTAAAGTCACCCAAGAGGAGTATATGATCCGTTTGAATAATTCCATAAGTGCTGTGAGATACTTGTTGCATCAAGGTTTAGCTTTCCGTGCCCACGATGAGTCAAAAGAGTCTAAAAACAGGGGCAATTTTCGAGAGTTGGCAGACCTTTTGGCGGAGCAAAATGAGAACACAAAGAGGATTGTGTTGATCAATGCTCCTAGGAATAACCAAATGGTAGCTCCGGAAATTCAAAGGGACATCGCTGAATGTTACGCCGAGGTAACAAATTATTTCGTTTGTCATTTTTTTCATCTCTTATTTACATCTTCCAAATGGCGTGAGTGCTTATAGGTACAAACCTTTTTTTGTGCAGATCATAGTAAAATCTATTGTTGATGAAATTGGAGGCGGTGTGTTTTGCTTGTTGGTTGATGAGTCTGCTGATGTTTCTGACAAAGAACAGATGGCTGTAGTTCTACGGTATGTTGACAAGTTTGGAGCAATCAAAGAAAGACTAATTGGTGTTGTCCATGTGAATGAGACATCTGCTGTATGTCTCAAATCCAATATTGATAATCTGTTTGGTAAGTATGGATTGAGCATGAAACAAGTTCGAGGCCAAGGTTATGATGGTGCAAGTAACATGAGAGGAGAGTTCAATGGCTTGAGGGCTTTAATCATGAGGGAGAACAACTCAGCATATTATGTCCACTGCTTCGCTCACCAACTTCAACTAGTTATTGTGGCAGTAGCTAAAAAGAATGATGATGTCAGTGACTTTTTTGACATGATATCTCTTCTGATTAATGTAGCTGGAGCTTCTTGTAAGAGGAAAGATATGATTAGGGAGAGTCAACAGGAGAGGGTGAAGAAAGCGATTGGATGTGGACAACTTAGCACGGGTACAGGATTAAATCAAGAGCAGTCGCTTCAAAGAGCCGGAGACACTCGTTGGGGCTCTCACTATAAAACTCTTCTCAGCATAAATAACTTGTTCCCGGATGTTATTGACGTGCTAAAATATGTTGAGAAAGATGGACCAAATGATGCAAAGAAACGTCAAGCTCGTGGTCTCTTAAATTATGCCAGTGATTTTGACTTCGCGTTTCATCTACACTTGATGTTGCTTATCTTAGGATATGCAAATGCTTTGTCCATATCTTTACAGAGGAGAGATAAGGACATCTTGGAGGCTATGCTAGAGGTGAAGTTGAtaaagaaaaaatttcagcaaatCAGAGATGATGGTTGGGACTCTTTATTAGAAAAAACTTACTCATTTTGTGAGGAGTATGGTATTCCGAAGTTGGACATGGAAGAACAGTACATAGACCGGCATAACCCAAGGAAGAAGACCAACCGCACTAACTATGAGCACTACAAATATGATTGCTTGAACCCTGTTATGGACTTGCAACTTGGAGAGTTCAATGATCGTTTTACGGAGGTAAACTCAACTCTTCTTACCCAAATGGCTGCATTTAGTCCCAGGGATTCCTTCGATGCTTTCAAAGATGAGACCTTGGTGAATTTGGCGAAGTCCTATTCTGATGATTTTAATTCCATCCAATTGAAGGATCTTGCACATGAGCTTCCGTTCTACATTGACAATATGCGGGCAGATGAAAGATTTGCGAATCTGAAAACTATTTCAGAACTTGCTAAGTTGATGGTTAGTACAAACAAACATTTGGCATTTCCATTGGTATATCAACTTCTCAAGCTAGTGTTAGT includes the following:
- the LOC127307229 gene encoding ubiquitin-like-specific protease ESD4 isoform X1, with translation MAMQIFLPLNRGLHWYAAVIIPEERDIQILNSIPSMEPGDELQHTLEGIAAYLRMAEETLKEVSKSHKWPDYDVHLWNRTTIKNLPKQKDQSSCGLFVLLFIQYWTGKKLSKKNYTERCRHL
- the LOC127307229 gene encoding ubiquitin-like-specific protease ESD4 isoform X2, translated to MIFLPLNRGLHWYAAVIIPEERDIQILNSIPSMEPGDELQHTLEGIAAYLRMAEETLKEVSKSHKWPDYDVHLWNRTTIKNLPKQKDQSSCGLFVLLFIQYWTGKKLSKKNYTERCRHL
- the LOC127307229 gene encoding uncharacterized protein isoform X3, encoding MEPGDELQHTLEGIAAYLRMAEETLKEVSKSHKWPDYDVHLWNRTTIKNLPKQKDQSSCGLFVLLFIQYWTGKKLSKKNYTERCRHL
- the LOC127307227 gene encoding uncharacterized protein; this translates as MSGSRKLMERFVNLKRKSPPPSTNHADHDEGPSNITRATRPCPLPVPPTLKELDVNEIPYDPADRKRITQYIGPKLQDEIRRKYLIRGPYRPQPGFKYPQKIIAGYSRRFSTKWYNKYDWLEYSEKKDAAFCLYCYLFRDSIEGQGGNDAFVVDGFDCWNKSGRLKDHVGKSPNSFHNTSVKRCNDLLKHDQSVVVALDKQSKVTQEEYMIRLNNSISAVRYLLHQGLAFRAHDESKESKNRGNFRELADLLAEQNENTKRIVLINAPRNNQMVAPEIQRDIAECYAEIIVKSIVDEIGGGVFCLLVDESADVSDKEQMAVVLRYVDKFGAIKERLIGVVHVNETSAVCLKSNIDNLFGKYGLSMKQVRGQGYDGASNMRGEFNGLRALIMRENNSAYYVHCFAHQLQLVIVAVAKKNDDVSDFFDMISLLINVAGASCKRKDMIRESQQERVKKAIGCGQLSTGTGLNQEQSLQRAGDTRWGSHYKTLLSINNLFPDVIDVLKYVEKDGPNDAKKRQARGLLNYASDFDFAFHLHLMLLILGYANALSISLQRRDKDILEAMLEVKLIKKKFQQIRDDGWDSLLEKTYSFCEEYGIPKLDMEEQYIDRHNPRKKTNRTNYEHYKYDCLNPVMDLQLGEFNDRFTEVNSTLLTQMAAFSPRDSFDAFKDETLVNLAKSYSDDFNSIQLKDLAHELPFYIDNMRADERFANLKTISELAKLMVSTNKHLAFPLVYQLLKLVLVLPVATASVERCFSAMKIVKTVLRNRIGDDFMNHCI